A portion of the Tiliqua scincoides isolate rTilSci1 chromosome 3, rTilSci1.hap2, whole genome shotgun sequence genome contains these proteins:
- the MRPL43 gene encoding large ribosomal subunit protein mL43, translated as MTGRGTPSRFLTSVLRNGLGRYVCQLQRLTLVLSRDSASSRGAREYVEEKVVDFARQNPGIVVYVTPKKCRIPTVVAEYLNGAVKEEDLNSKTADEISAVIQKLANQSGLEMIRIRKPFHTDNPSIQGQWHPFTNKPSVLNVQILDQQHLQAPQK; from the exons ATGACCGGCCGGGGCACCCCGAGCCGCTTCCTGACCAGCGTCCTGCGGAACGGGCTGGGCCGCTACGTCTGCCAGCTGCAGCGCCTCACGCTCGTCCTCAGCCGGGACTCGGCCAGTTCGCGCGGCGCCAG AGAATATGTTGAAGAAAAAGTGGTGGACTTTGCCAGGCAGAACCCTGGAATTGTGGTGTATGTGACCCCAAAGAAATGCAGGATTCCCACAGTAGTTGCTGAGTACT TGAACGGGGCTGTGAAGGAAGAGGATTTGAACAGCAAAACAGCAGATGAGATTTCAGCTGTCATCCAGAAACTGGCCAACCAGTCTGGCCTAGAAATGATTCGTATACGTAAACCCTTCCATACAGATAATCCCAGTATCCAAGGCCAGTGGCACCCTTTCACGAACAAGCCCAGTGTGCTCAATGTGCAAATCTTGGatcagcagcatctccaggcccCACAAAAATAA